CAATGCGTTGAAGCgggcgaaggccgttcttccaaGCAATGCATGATAGTCGCTTTGGAAGGGTGCGATGATGAAGAGTAGTTCTTCGCTTCTGGAGTTTCTTGGGGAGCCAAATGTTACCTCCAGTATGACGGAGCCCCTGCTGTGGGCTTCAACGCCTCGTATCACCCCTTCAAAGGTGGTGTTGCTTTCGCTGATTCTGGATGGGTTTATCTCCATCCTGCGGACAGTGTCCTCATATATTAAAttgagactactgccgccgtccatgaggacccgGGTGAGAcggtatccgtcaattattgggtcaagcACCAAGGCCGTTGATCCTCCATGCCGAATACTAGTTCGGCCGTCCGTGTGATCGAAAGTGATTGGATAAGACATCTAGTAATTAGGTGTGGGTATGATGGGCTCTATATCGCGCGCGTCTTTATGCGTGCGTTTGTGCCTTCTCATGGATGGACGAGTCGCGTGGATCGTGCTCACTGTTTGAACCTCTGGCAGGAATTCTTTCTATCCCCCAGTGTTCGGCCGGCTTGCGTGcggactctccgggctgttggattATGTGACTTAGATCGTCAgcatccggaggccggacataaGTCCTTGAAAATTCGCCCTGAAAGCGTCCTCGAGTTCCTCCCAACTCCCAATTGTATTTTTGGGGAGGCTTTTCAACCAGTGTCTAGCTGGTCCCTTTAGTTTGAGGggaaggtatttgatggcgtggagatcgtcccCATGAGCCATATGTATATGTAGTATAAAGTCCTCGATCCAGACCCCTGGGtctgttgttccgtcgtatgcctctatgttcacagGTTTAAAGCCCTGTGGGAATTCGTGGTCCAGTACCTCTTCGGTAAAGCACAGGGGGTGAGCAGCCACTCTGCAACTGGACGTGCTGCGGCATGTCGTCGGCTGTTGTTGTGTCCGGTGTTTATTCCGAACTGGTATTTGGTTGGCATAATCATTTTGACGACCACAGTCCCTCGCCGAGGTGTGTTCTTTAGATCCGAAGATGGACCTAGTTGCGCCAGCTTTCTTAGTCAGGTGCTTACGTAGATCGTGCGCGGCGTCGGTAGCTGCTTTATTGCGGTTATGAAGTGGTGCGTCTGGCCTCCTGGTCGTGTTATTCTTCGGTGGAacggcctcgtcgtcgaattctGGTAGTAGCTTGCGTTTTGGGTAGCTCTTTGTATGGCGATCGTCGCCATATCTTTCTTCAGTGTctagcactttgttccatctgcgATTGAGCGTTTCCTGTGCGGCCTTAAGCCGTTGCTTTTGCTTCTTCAGACTTCTCGATGTGGCCATAAGCTTTCTATGGAGGTTATCTCGTTCCACGCGTTCTTCCGGAATGATGAATGCGTCATCGTCCGTATTGTCTTCTTGTCCTGGGCCAGTTAGATGATCTTGTCCCTCTGGATCATTGTCCTCGGGCGTCTGCTCCGAACTGTGTTCGGCGTGACCAGGCTCGTCCTGCTCCATCGCTGGTTCCGTATGGTCATTGTTGCCTTCGGGGTTGGCTGGAATGTCAACCCTTCTGGCGCTCTTGCTTCTATTTTTGCTGTTGCTTGACTTGGAACGGCGTCTGCACCGTCGCTTTGGCTTTTGCCCGGGGGTTTTACCTTTCGGGTTGTCGCCGTCGTCCCCCTTGggcgtgtccaccatgtatatgtcatgtgaCGAGGCGGATGTCCGGCACCCCATGGATTCTGAATCTTCCCCTGCATCGTCCTCCATACCGTCGATGCCTTCGGGGTCGAattcaagcacgtcggttaaatcgtcgaccgTGGCAattgtagggtaacgcagcagaaaacaaaaaatttccgacctacgcaccagcccaggaccactatggagactgcatacatggtttgatctttttcgttaccgactcgtagcgcagcgggaagtagagtcgatgacgatcggcggtgcagatccccgcagctaggatttacaacctcccaaccgcgaggatgtataccctcatctcctcctcagacaaccctccgggaggcggtcgaacaggcCCCCGGACGGTGttgcggacagcccttcgggaggaccttcgaaactcgaacggtcactcggacagctcttcgggaggaccttcgaaactcggacggtcacacggacagcccttcaggaggcactcacgaactaagaccaaaactatgatctctctacagagttgcacacatacagtgtcatctatccggcagggcttcgccgtccagaactagttcccaccagaacccagacagcctttcggctctacgaaactatttcgctgggagggagagagaagccagatcatgcatggcacttgtatgtgagaagggatgatcctttaggaagcccctccacccctatttataggccaagcccaagggtggcttctccaagaagccaaggggggaaataccaaaaaggccctcaaggtggcttctccaagaagccaagcaaaaagcactttcactattcatgacgacatttttcagcgtccgttcgaactgaaaatatttatgtgggctcagaacatttccagtacccactaaaataattttcaacgcgttccgaaacaatttcggtttagtgattttcatctgcgaaaagcaaacaatgcgttttcactattcattaagacaatttttcgcgtccactaaatccgaaaatatttctgtgggtcttagaataattccattacccactaaaatgattttggattcgttctaaaacaatttcagattagtgaatttcatctgcgaaaaacagccaaagcggtaccggcagctccaaaacattttcggtttttatttctgaaaattccaaaaagtttccagaatgattctggcaccctccaagaattatcaggtatgtgccgaaaccattttgacttaatagcataccccgaaacaactttttcggtttcaccgaaactcatccggtgacacctctctgcggaacttttccgctgtccgaaacttttcggtgttcgaaactttttcggtgattttctctcagactccctatctagtattcagcagatacatgacccttaagcgtgtgaccctataggttcggtgaagtatagacatgacccggaaccccttccgatcaatgatcaacatcggagccgtggacacccatattgacccctatacccacacgaatgaatattccagtgaacctccagttgcagtgagctattcctgttgcttcacgatatatcacaaacacctgaggaGAGATTtttgcatccccgtgggccaacactttgtccactatgcaagttacctcgttgccggttttgttctcttttctcgtttcgtgttccggcatccccgtgatcaaatcacaaagtgtctggccagacgatgatggacaccgtaacaccgagagggcccgagtatatctctccatcgtcggaggagcaaatcccaatctcgagctatcaagttacttaacatagtTTCaaatgaacccgtaagccgccgtaatagccgtccagttacggatgacatttaacaaaccccaaagttcatgaagcaagcatgaagaaacacgatactctcatggtctaaggaattatgcaaacattaactatctctgtgttataaaccattaacttgtgacgaatgtatctcatagcataacatcaattcgggtcgattcaacacaaatgtccttcctgacattgtgccctcaaagttgcttggcatagacatgcccatgattgggaaaacataatcatcatgcaacacttgagctagtcttagaggcatgactaggaatacattttacggtttattattccacacgtgcatatgggttctccccagagcctttatggatatacgggctcgggaaccacagcagttatagcatggaacataaacataattatgaacagggagataatcaataacatttattattgcctctagggcatatctcctacagactcccacttgcactagagacaataatctagcttatgctaatgcacttcacacctgtggcacaccggtgtaaatatgcttcgcttgtggtatagcctgatgtccaacggatctgacggcttcagctccgtgtgtatctttgcatgtcctcgcgttttcacgttttcacaaaattcatattttgtgtggacttggctttgtatgtatgtgaatcacaggtcgaacctggattcctcagactgagttatggagcaactatctgcagtagtgtcccattgtcaaaagccatcttggaaccatactaagttcatgaatgaactatatgattcaacatcttctttgtcgcttctaaagcgtcaacatacttagcccttgttatagaattcgccacagtaactagtttgaacaaattctaaccaactgtgccaccacattgtgtgttacacaaaacccttaatttaaatcgaaaatcgcacggagaaaagatgaagactgtatcgatgtaacatttcacaacgaactcttcatgatctctgcttgcgagaaaaccatgtcattagtacttactctagtactctgtgacatctttcactgttgtcccatgatcagtaatttgatcactttggtatccatactcgcaacaccttgggagtatcggacatatcttgttgttttacataccatggaatacatgattaatccaaacacaagagtgtgtggaatctccatcatgtattttactcatcagtgttttgggacaccgagtcttgcaaaaactctttccatgtgacttcggcaagaatcactccttggcgttttaaatgctaaaaggttttagcatcttgtcaatatgtattcattgcttagccccaataggtaaatctatctccatagatcatcatgcctaatattgaggctatttagcctaagcacttcatcgaaaaactattttcaaatgaagtcctaattcgtgtcaagaaatttatttccaattaccaatgtgccaagcacataaggattttagaaatattattacgctcccacttactttcttgaattacaagcatcttcgttacccattgatgaagtcagaaccctttgaccatttcatcaaagcacgaagattccaactccattttattctcttctgtccatcactggaactctgaagtttgcacccttactagcatcctctggatagacaaaatgccttggactgtaacacatgcaagtccttggtttcatttccatcagatggaaatcctattgtcatccatgtttcaaatctcatgattgaaatatgtattaattgctagatcaacccgaaccgactttaagcatcgctacgattaAAACAACcttatcgtagtcaactcttgaacttgttatttcaacaagtcgagctttatggataaaacatttttatccgtatcagatttaagttccataaatattcgttagactctaagtcttccgaaaggtgtatcaaggttttaatcttgaatcacttatatggaaactaactcgggttgtattggcatttagccaattccggagtcagggcccatcaacgcttccttgtgtatcgtaggtataatgttgtctaacaacaatatctcgtttgcgcatcTGAGAgttttgcacgagccttgcctacgtggttcagctgcaagttcgaccgaagttcatacattttattgtagagacttccgtatcagtcgcagtaggaaaatctggaattacttccaaggtctctttcctttgatctgatgacgtagatattgtttatctcgtcgagttgcactattatcccactcacctttttgaaagaaccattctctttaaaagcacaccgtttcgcggcaaaactatttgcctcgatatagtgagggaggaatacccaacattttggtataacctacaaagtagcacttgtgtgatttggaataggtttgtaaccttttacacaagccccatattccaaatgttaagaaaagatataacatggttgggcgtaccataccatggcttcatttcaacaaacccgatgtagctctttccagtgtaaaagccgcagtctctaaagcatcactttaaaagggataatggcaaatttatttatgtcatctttgaccttacaatgtcataaatggtttgattacatctccacggactttccacttgcagtggtgttccgggaggtgcaagttatgaaacccctttcacaactcatcagacattcgctaaacatgtaactcaaatattcctttgtgcaatcaaattgcagaaacataattttcttgttacaataacttctacttcattttttaaaacctttcgaatgatttcaaaagatccagacttacgtcttatcaagtaaatatccatatatctacttgagtcatttctgaagataaataaatccaccactaacaacacttatcggactacacacatcaaatgtatgatcactaataagtttgttgttcgttccttatggcctgtgaacggtattttagtcactgcacttttcggaggaaagttgcaagtgtcagatgattcaaaatcaaaaagacttcaaaatccatcataatggaattttccatgcgggtttctccaatgtgaccaaatgtagtgccacactggtgtggtattcttttagtcttgcgacatttagcgtcagtgttatggatgtatcatattaccatcaatattcataacatacatgccatcttggatggaagcatggcccttcatgttattcataatacttaacaacaattgttgtttttatgaacaactcttttgcaacaaacattgtgcaatgggctagagtgtatgaaactctaaaatgaatcatgaaagtaaacccagaggtattgtattattatcaatattcataacatacatctcattcataatgaaagtgtGGCCCTGGTGTTATTCAAAagatcgaacataaaaagttttcttatgaacaaccttcttgcaagataccttatgcaatgggctagagtttgtaaaactctaaatgaattatgaaaataaatacataCGACAATACActgatggaaggtatagtaacatttactatgttccctgtgtataccttaaccttatttcaggctagtctttttaggccatagtagctcttacattgattcgtaacagattgcaatcgagcgggtatctttgtgattaactcacaatacccaagaattagtgattaacatgtttaaccataattcccaagaactatatctttgaccagcctactatacatcaaaaacttgtatgacattcatacatgagctggatattccagtcatctttctttctgcctttatacttctaacagtttaacttttagtatttgtcctactcgcaaaagaagcacccaacttaagagtggcgttagccccggacttcctaggcgtgtaagtcatactaacaccctttggacacttcctttctctttaagttgttgttttattcacctttcattatatgacaggcgttcttctggatccctttcccaacagtcaaatgcatagtaaacacttttactaatacttgcaaacaaacattgctttgtttgtatctgaaaataattttcagttccatgaatatcatataactatcccaactttcgaagtttgggtttcatggaagcaaacatattccattcgaccgtaacagaattctagcttttggatcgaaggacgagagtcacatgatccatagcattagcgggaggatacggaaagcatgcgataggacaaaatccttctcggcacttttgaggacaatcctcacattacgttaccaaacgtaaagttttaaccagatatttaacagttattcaattttaacagggaagctggaaacgcgagccattattctacaactatttttcAAGAAAaccttagacagtgttcataattaattgcactgagaattaaacaagTTAATTCTATAGTGCGCTCCAACTCAATTCAATgtctctcataattgatttagagtgattcaagatccatatttctattcgatgccattgacgggttcatcactgatgacacgaatttcaatcggtaggccaacttgccgatcacatctctatgtgattcttgttcatctttcgatgggcgtgttccgagctcaggactctccagcctgaacgtcaaagacaaccaagtgatcttgctgcgaggtctgacctcacccgcctcattcctctcgattcgttcgtgctcatgtgtacatggcgcaccccgaaaagatacgaatttcagacggtgctacacttgggtgaacactaactactttgatattttaagtgagagatcaccctgataaaaagcgactaccgcacaatcaagaagggtgcatcataagggataaacatctcaggcaattcataatagcatgatatggtatagccctttctgacggagaagtatttcattccttcgtcttcggcattcgcgtcggtgttcaccttcacgaagattgccaccaccttgtcgatgcaccagataatatttctatctctatagctaataaaataagtgcattacttaaggttgacacgcaggtcattaaagtgacaatcacatggctccagccatcatgtcgaatcatgacacgcaggtcatgttaatcaatttacatcatatagtcatctcatacataatcaaattattatgagcactgctataccacatcacttGCATATCcagcaaaaccaagttagacgcctctaatcggtttatgcaaaatttaatttttcgtggcttctaaggttttgtcttaaaccgcagctaccaatgttttatcatcaagtatgattattcaagttgctagattaacatctcggggtgtatgaaacacaagatgattaaatctcgagccccatactaaacttcgtcatacgcatgacccccgtggagatcatatctgcaatgccctttcatctgcgaatttcatctttattttgactacggcagaacccaaagaactgatagcacttccatgatcaatcaggatcacggattgccagaactttgtcaaattccaccatgctgtctcgagattgagcaaacgcaaattctagggaagcaacaagaaccttgggtaacagatttcatctgtcacccgcataaataattttcagcaatagatctcatctactacctaattatattatgcaatacccatacatctccatgtattctagatcgaaacctgcatctacgcaaagcacggctcttgatgccactgtagggtaacgcagcggaaaacaaaaaatttccgacctacgcaccagctcaggaccactatggagactgcatacatggtttgatctttttcgttaccgactcgtagcgcagtgggaagtagagtcgatgacgatcggcggtgcagatccccgcagctaggatttataacctcccaaccgcgaggatgtataccctcatctgctcctcagacagccctccgggaggcggtcaaACAGCCTCCCGGACGGTGTCgtggacagccctccgggaggaccttcgaaactcgaacggtcactcggacagcccttcgggaggaccttcgaaactcggacggtcacacggacagcccttctggaggcactcacgaactaagaccgaaactacgatctctctacagagttgcacacagatggtgtcatctatccggcagggcgtcgccatccagaactagttcccatcggaacccagacagcctttcggctctacgaaactatttcgctgggagggagagagatgCCAGATCATGCATGGTACTTGtctgtgagaagggatgatcctttaggcagccccctccacccctatttataggccaagcccaagggtggcttctccaagaagccatggggggaaataccaaaaaggccctcaaggtggcttctccaagaagccaagcaaaaagcactttcactattcatgacgacatttttcagcgtccgttcgaactgaaaatatttatgtgggctcagaacatttccagtacccactaaaataattttcaacgcgttccgaaacaatttcggtttagtgattttcatctgcgaaaagcaaacaagaatgattttcactattcatgaagacaatttttcacgtccactaaatccgaaaatatttctgtggtcttagaataattccagtacccactaaaatgattttggattcgttttgaaacaatttcagattagtgaatttgaTCTGCgaaaaaacagccaaagcggtaccggcagctccgaaacattttcggtttttatttctaaaaattccaaaaacattccagaatgattctggcaccctccaagaattatcaggcatgtgccgaaaccattttgacttaatggcataccccgaaacaacttttttggtttcaccgaaactcatctggtgacctctctctgcggaacttttccgctgtccgaaacttttcggtgtccgaaactttttcggtgattttgtctcagactccctatctagtattcagcagatagatgacccttaagcgtgtgaccctataggttcggtgaagtatatacatgacccggaaccccttccgatcaatgatcaacatcggagccgtggacacccatattgacccctatacccacacgaatgaatattccagtgaacctccagttgcaatgagctattcctgttgcttctcGATATATCACAagcacctgaggtgagatttattgcatccccgtgggccaacactttgtccactatgcaagttacctcgttaccggttttgttctcttttctcatttcgtgttccggcatccccgtgatcaaatcacaaagtgtctggccagacgatgatggacaccgtaacaccgagagggcccgagtatatctctccatcgtcggaggagcaaatcccaatctcgagctatcaagttacttaacatagtttcccatgaacccgtaagccgccgtaatagccgtccagttacggatgacgtttaacaaaccccaaagttcatgaagcaagcatgaagaaactcgatactctcatggtctaagaaattatgcaaacattaactatctctgtgttataaaccattaacttgtgacgaatgtatctcatagcataacatcaattcgggtcgattcaacacaaatgtccttccttgtgccctcaaagttgcttggcatagacatgcccatgattgggaaaacataatcatcatgcaacacttgagctagtcttagaggcacgactaggaatacattttaccgtttattattccacacgtgcatatgggttctccccagagcctttatggatatacgggctcgggaaccacagcagttatagcatggaacataaacataattatgaacagggagataatcaataacatttattattgcctctagggcatatctcctacagactcccacttgcactagagacaataatctagcttatgctaatgcacttcacacctgtggcacaccggtgtaaatatgctttgcttgtggtatagcctgatgtccaacggatctgacggcttcagctccgtgtgtatctttgcatgtcctcgcgttttcacgttttcacaaaattcatattttctatggacttggctttgtatgtatgtgaatcacaggtcgaacctggattcctcagactgagt
This genomic window from Aegilops tauschii subsp. strangulata cultivar AL8/78 chromosome 4, Aet v6.0, whole genome shotgun sequence contains:
- the LOC141022085 gene encoding uncharacterized protein translates to MDGGSSLNLIYEDTVRRMEINPSRISESNTTFEGVIRGVEAHSRGSVILEVTFGSPRNSRSEELLFIIAPFQSDYHALLGRTAFARFNALPHYGYLTLKMPGPRGIITVSEITALSSRAEEHATALAAGL